The genomic window AGGATGGCAGCGAAGACCTTCGTGCGGCGCCTTTTCGCGAGCGACGGGCGCGCCTGGAAGCTTTCGTGCTCGGGCTCGATCCGACGCGCTTCGATATCTCCCGGCTCGTCGAATTCACCGACTGGCAGCAGATCGTCGACTTCCGCACCGAGCCACCGCATCCGATCATCGAAGGGCTGATGCTGAAGCGGTGGGACAGCCCTTACGTGCCCGGCCGACCGCGCGGCCCGTGGTTCAAATGGAAGCGTGAGCCGTTCACCATCGACGCGGTGCTGATGTATGCGCAGCGCGGCCATGGAAAGCGGTCGAGCTTCTATTCCGATTACACATTCGGGGTCTGGAAGGGCGACACGCCGGAAACCGGTGAATTGGTGCCCGTTGGCAAGGCTTATTTCGGCTTTACGGATGACGAATTGAAGCTGATCGACAAATTCGTGCGCGACAACACGATCGACCGCTACGGCCCGGTCCGTTCCGTCAAGGCGACGCCCGAGGTGGGGCTGGTGTTGGAAATCGCGTTCGAGGGGCTGAACCGCTCCGCCCGGCACAAATCGGGCGTCGCGATGCGTTTTCCGCGCATATCGCGGCTGCGCTGGGACAAGCCGGCGCGCGAGGCCGATCGCCTGGAGACACTGGAACGGATGCTGGACTGACGGGGCGCCTTGCCAAAGCCGCAAAGGCTTCCTACCTCGCCAACTTTAAGACGCGCTGACAGCTTCGGAAAGGCACCAATGTCGGGCAGGGTGACACGGTTTTTGGGCGATACGCCGGGACGGACGCTGGTCAAGCTTCTCGTCGTCTCCTTCATCGTCGGCGTCGTGATGAACGTGATGGGGTGGTATCCGCTGGATATTTACTACTTCGTCCGCGACTTCGCGCTTTATCTCTGGGATTTGGGCTTCGATGCCTTCGGCAGCGTAGGCAATTACCTGATTCTCGGCGCGATGGTGGTCATTCCTGTCTTCCTCATTCTGCGCATCGTCAGCTATCGGAACTGATCCTTTCATGCAGACCAGACGTTTCGTCCTTCTCGGAAGCGGCGCGGCCGGGCTTGCGCTGATTGCAGGGTGCTCGACGCTCGGCACCCGCAGTTCGATCCCGGGCCAGGTCGTCACCATGGACGCGATCGAGCGGGTGAACGCCTTTCGCGTCGCCAATGGGAGGACGCCGCTGCGCCATGATGCGCGTGCCTCGGAAGCAGCGCTTTCTCATGCACGCACGATGGCCGAGAACCGCCGCATGGCGCACAATATCGGCGTCGGCGCCGATTTCGTGCAGCGCAT from Georhizobium profundi includes these protein-coding regions:
- a CDS encoding CAP domain-containing protein encodes the protein MQTRRFVLLGSGAAGLALIAGCSTLGTRSSIPGQVVTMDAIERVNAFRVANGRTPLRHDARASEAALSHARTMAENRRMAHNIGVGADFVQRMKGQNVTLPAAENIATGQATVDRALLAWEVSASHRANTLDPRFTGLGVAMAQDTGNGGAPYWAMILSGG
- a CDS encoding DUF6460 domain-containing protein; the protein is MSGRVTRFLGDTPGRTLVKLLVVSFIVGVVMNVMGWYPLDIYYFVRDFALYLWDLGFDAFGSVGNYLILGAMVVIPVFLILRIVSYRN